In the genome of Microcoleus vaginatus PCC 9802, the window CTATCAATTATCCCTTTAGCCCAAACCCCTCCCGCACCTCCCGAAATAATCCAAATTCAAGAAGTGCGACCTCTCCCCGGACAGTTAGACAACGTACCAGTATTTAACAGCAACAGTCCCGAAGTAGTGCTGCAAGAAGGAATTTTGCTTTCGACATTTCCCCCGGATGGTAAAAGATTTCCGGCGGCACATTTAAACTTTCCATTTCAAGGACGTTTCGACATATTTGCCCACCACATAGCCCGCGCACCTTCGCCGGAAGATTTGCGAACATTGTATCAAGGAGTAATTGTTTACAATCCGGGCAATAAACCAGTAAAATTAGATATATTGCAAGCTGCGAGTTATCTCAGTCAACCGGATGCACCTTTTATTGAATTGCCGCCACAAGTCGATAATTCAAACAGTAATATTTACGCGGGGCCGGGAAGCCGGGCTGTGAATGATATTCTCAGAGGAAGGAGACAGTCAGACTTTGGGCCTGGGTTAATTATTCCACCGGGAAAAAGCCAAATGTTGATGAATCATCCGATACCAGTGCGGGGATTGGTACCGCCGTTAAACGGTCGATCGACCTTGATGCGGTTACGCAGCGATGGTATAGTCTATGTTGCCAGTCTGGCGATGTTTGCCCGACTTGACGGAGAGGAAAACGGACAGGGAAAGGAGCGATCGCCCAACTTAGCAGAATGGCAAAACTTATTAGACAATGGTAATATAGCCGGGCCGCGCGATCGAGATCCCACACCGCCAGAAATCACCGAAGGTCAACTAATTTACGGCAGAGTTGCCGGTGTAGCATTAGGTTCAGAATGGCGAGCACTTCTCTCAGACA includes:
- a CDS encoding DUF3370 domain-containing protein, which encodes MLPVLSIIPLAQTPPAPPEIIQIQEVRPLPGQLDNVPVFNSNSPEVVLQEGILLSTFPPDGKRFPAAHLNFPFQGRFDIFAHHIARAPSPEDLRTLYQGVIVYNPGNKPVKLDILQAASYLSQPDAPFIELPPQVDNSNSNIYAGPGSRAVNDILRGRRQSDFGPGLIIPPGKSQMLMNHPIPVRGLVPPLNGRSTLMRLRSDGIVYVASLAMFARLDGEENGQGKERSPNLAEWQNLLDNGNIAGPRDRDPTPPEITEGQLIYGRVAGVALGSEWRALLSDNPATSNLAIPQPGTAFSYPLSSLPRGMLGTNQVQSARMLVRYPDTAYRAHGNYGIQYSLSLPLYNSTSKNQTVAVAIQTPIKTDKLTSGGLSFLEPPAPQTFFRGTVRVRYTDDNQVPQTRYVHLVQRRGQQGEPLVKLEMKSGEKRLVEVDFIYPPDSSPPQVLTVKTN